ACTTCTTTTCTCATCTTTAAATAATCCATTCTGTGGGAATAGATCCAGTTTTCATCGCATTCTAATTTTTCACAGTCGCTGTGAACCTCCTTGTAACTGGCAAGAAATTTAGGTTTATCTCGTAGATATTCTCTTGCGACAATTAAAAAGGGTTTAAGTTTTTGCAAACCGTCATTCTCATTTATGTTGCAAAAAGTTTTCTCTAAATGGTCTTTTAAAATCAACCACTTGTTTTGCTCCTTGAATATTCCCATGTCCATCAAAGTATCAGAGTGTTTATTATTGGTATCAGCAGAATGGTTTTTTGGACTTTGTTGTGCATCTGATGTGTAGGAGGAAAATAAATCTGCCATTCGATCAGGGTTTTCTGTGATGGTTTTGGGAAGATAATCGAAAATAGTGTAGCAAGCAAAGTGATTGTTGGGACTAGTGATCTGTGTAAAAGATATCCCATTTTTTTCTGCATGTTGGATTAGTAATTTCAATAAGTCATAGTGCTGATATTGAGCGGCAATTATGAAAGCATTATTACCCAGGAGATCTGTAGCGGTTAAACAATCAACCTGATTATTTAATAAATCACGAACGATTTCCTTTCGTCCATAACGAATAGCCAGGAACAAATGATAGGGATAATTTGCTTCAGCTAGCATCGATTTTTTAAAAGCATTGTTAATAATAGCCAGATCGATAGGATGAGTAATTTCCGGTAAATGTTCTTCTACAGCATGGAGATAGGTTGTAACAAGAGATTCTCTATTGCGAATGTCTTGATTGATTGCTGATAACTCTCTCTCAACAGTCCTGTTATGAAGTAGAGACGCAAGTCGTTCTAACACATCGGGGGACCAGACACTTTGAATACTGGAGCTTAGACGCATTAGTTTTAGTGCCTCTTGGGTTGCAGGACTATAAGTATCTCCTAAGTCCTGATAGGCAGAATAAAGCATATCTTTATGAGGAAAACAGTCATAGCAGATTTTTTTATTCGTTAAAATCGCTTCTACAAAAGACTGATCCCCTGTGGCAAGGCTTAAATCCCCAGATATTGCAAAAAGACTTTCCACTTCGGGATGAGTTAAACCTTGTTTCGAGTGGATTAAGCGATAGCTCCTACCTTGCTTACCACTTTCATAAAGAGTTTGTTCAGTTCCTGTGTCATAGTCATGATAAATGACCTTGGTAAACCCATCATTTTTTAAAGAATCAATCAATAATTCAAGACGCTTAGATAAATTGGTGTTAGTGGAAACAATAAAAACATCTTCATTTTTGGTTCTGTCTTTGACATAAGCTTGATGAATAGAAAGAAAGTCTTGGCTACCCGCGTAACCATAACCAAAGGTTAAATGATTATTTTGTTCATATTGGGTCCATTGGGCCTTTGCCTCAGCGCTGAAAATGCATTTTCTGGTTTTTTGAGGAAGCGTGCTAAAAAATGTTTGCTTTTGTTCATCAATTTCAGCTGCGTTGTGTTGTGTTTCGTTGGAATGCAGCAAGTTCCCAAAAGCAACTAATCGGGGTGAGGGGATAACTCCGTGTTCATCCAGAATATTGAGTAATCCTGTTCTTAAAACTACTTTATCCTTATTCTTGTATTGTTTTAGCATACCATTTTCAAACTTCTCTAACTCTTCCTGATAAGAGAGTTGTTTTTCTTCCGGTGCATGTTGATAGGAATTGCCAAGCTTTGCAGCAAGAAATGGACCG
The nucleotide sequence above comes from Legionella hackeliae. Encoded proteins:
- a CDS encoding ankyrin repeat domain-containing protein; this encodes MYDIIVCFDEKKMGYGDILFAAKLAHQLKNSLINQGKLAGNIYLVCHNDKRGLAKLESSKADCEFGINFVLFEEIDKLIYSGKIKPAVIIDAPAPMPMKITCPNAYVIISLEYTYGPFLAAKLGNSYQHAPEEKQLSYQEELEKFENGMLKQYKNKDKVVLRTGLLNILDEHGVIPSPRLVAFGNLLHSNETQHNAAEIDEQKQTFFSTLPQKTRKCIFSAEAKAQWTQYEQNNHLTFGYGYAGSQDFLSIHQAYVKDRTKNEDVFIVSTNTNLSKRLELLIDSLKNDGFTKVIYHDYDTGTEQTLYESGKQGRSYRLIHSKQGLTHPEVESLFAISGDLSLATGDQSFVEAILTNKKICYDCFPHKDMLYSAYQDLGDTYSPATQEALKLMRLSSSIQSVWSPDVLERLASLLHNRTVERELSAINQDIRNRESLVTTYLHAVEEHLPEITHPIDLAIINNAFKKSMLAEANYPYHLFLAIRYGRKEIVRDLLNNQVDCLTATDLLGNNAFIIAAQYQHYDLLKLLIQHAEKNGISFTQITSPNNHFACYTIFDYLPKTITENPDRMADLFSSYTSDAQQSPKNHSADTNNKHSDTLMDMGIFKEQNKWLILKDHLEKTFCNINENDGLQKLKPFLIVAREYLRDKPKFLASYKEVHSDCEKLECDENWIYSHRMDYLKMRKEVEFFIEAQPLLSEKLGLQWLPLPPPSLWQAMELQLMLHSWKKADESELPELMFPYLVVMREYCKNHSEESDLIAITSLCNELNIPEDWPQHNKEAFANCCSIVSCFIKENNELTKYSSADDAILKESKLSTDSIHIRLF